The following proteins come from a genomic window of Streptomyces sp. GS7:
- a CDS encoding ATP-dependent Clp protease proteolytic subunit, producing MTPLTTLPPRAEEGDTPPSRFDDHLAAQLLAQRIVLLGTQVDDVSANRVCAQLLLLSAEDPRTDISLYINSPGGSVSAGLAIYDTMRLIPNDVSTLAMGFAASMGQFLLTVGAPGKRLALPNARIMMHQPSAGIGGTAADIEIQAENLQFTKKAVERITAEHTGQSEETIARDGDRDRWFTAEQAREYGIVDRVVESLVDIRPAASRRRMGL from the coding sequence ATGACTCCACTCACCACGCTCCCGCCCCGCGCGGAGGAGGGCGACACACCGCCCAGCCGCTTCGACGACCATCTCGCGGCACAACTGCTCGCCCAGCGGATCGTCCTCCTCGGCACACAGGTCGACGACGTGTCGGCCAACCGGGTGTGCGCGCAGCTGCTGCTGCTTTCGGCGGAGGACCCGCGCACCGACATCAGCCTGTACATCAACAGCCCCGGCGGGTCGGTCAGCGCGGGTCTCGCCATCTACGACACCATGCGGCTCATCCCGAACGACGTCTCGACGCTGGCGATGGGGTTCGCCGCCAGTATGGGCCAGTTCCTGCTCACCGTGGGGGCGCCCGGCAAGCGGTTGGCGCTGCCGAACGCACGGATCATGATGCACCAGCCCTCGGCGGGCATCGGTGGCACCGCCGCGGACATCGAAATCCAGGCGGAGAACCTCCAGTTCACCAAGAAGGCCGTCGAGCGGATCACCGCCGAGCACACCGGGCAGAGCGAGGAGACGATCGCGCGGGACGGCGACCGCGACCGCTGGTTCACGGCCGAGCAGGCCAGGGAGTACGGGATCGTGGACCGGGTGGTGGAGTCGCTCGTCGACATCCGCCCGGCCGCGTCGCGCCGACGGATGGGGTTGTGA